Proteins found in one Mesorhizobium sp. CAU 1732 genomic segment:
- a CDS encoding pyruvate, water dikinase regulatory protein → MNKQQSFFHLHMISDATGETLLSAGRAAAAQYKDARAIEHIYPLIRTERQLIKVLEEIDESPGIVLYTVVDQDLGRLIDSRCATMGLPCVSVLEPVLTVFQSYLGAPAGRRVGAQHVLDAQYFRRIDALNYTMEHDDGQLSNDVEDADVILMGISRTSKTPTSIYLANRGIKTANIPIVLGVPIPESVIYAKKPLVVGLVATAERISHVRENRMLGSSIGYDQQSYVDRTVIAQELAYARQLCSRHGWSTIDVSRRSIEETAAAIVALRGKTR, encoded by the coding sequence GTGAACAAACAGCAAAGCTTCTTTCATCTCCACATGATCTCCGACGCGACGGGCGAAACGCTGCTCTCGGCGGGCCGCGCGGCTGCGGCCCAGTACAAGGATGCGCGTGCGATCGAGCACATTTATCCGCTAATCCGGACCGAGCGGCAGCTCATCAAGGTGCTCGAGGAAATCGATGAGTCGCCCGGCATCGTCCTCTACACGGTCGTCGATCAGGACCTTGGCCGCCTCATCGACAGCCGCTGCGCCACGATGGGTCTTCCTTGCGTCTCCGTGCTCGAGCCGGTCCTGACGGTCTTCCAGTCCTATCTCGGGGCACCTGCCGGCAGACGGGTGGGCGCGCAGCACGTTCTCGATGCGCAATATTTCCGCCGTATCGACGCGCTGAATTACACGATGGAGCACGATGACGGTCAGCTCTCGAACGACGTCGAGGATGCGGACGTCATCCTGATGGGAATTTCGCGAACGTCGAAGACGCCGACGAGCATCTATCTGGCGAACCGCGGCATCAAGACGGCGAACATCCCCATCGTGTTGGGTGTGCCGATCCCGGAAAGCGTCATCTATGCCAAGAAGCCGCTGGTGGTCGGGCTCGTCGCAACGGCCGAGCGCATCTCCCATGTCCGCGAAAACCGCATGCTCGGCAGTTCCATCGGCTACGACCAGCAATCCTATGTCGATCGCACGGTCATCGCGCAGGAACTCGCCTATGCCCGCCAGCTCTGCTCACGACACGGCTGGTCGACGATCGATGTCAGCCGACGATCGATCGAGGAAACGGCCGCCGCCATCGTTGCGTTGCGCGGCAAGACACGGTAA
- a CDS encoding Maf-like protein, which yields MPDRIVLASGSPFRRKMLADAGLVFDAESPETDERAVESAVANAGMMPDDLALILAEAKALDVAERNPGALVIGCDQTLSLGDEVLHKPRDMEEARRRLLALSGKTHQLNSAVVLARDQQVVWRHVGIARLTMRTLDPGFIGRHLAQVGDKALSSVGAYQIEGEGIQLFEAIDGDHFTIVGLPLLPLLAKLRDLGAIDG from the coding sequence ATGCCGGATCGCATTGTTCTCGCCTCGGGAAGCCCGTTTCGCCGCAAGATGCTGGCGGATGCGGGTCTGGTCTTCGATGCGGAATCCCCCGAGACAGACGAGCGCGCGGTGGAAAGTGCCGTGGCCAATGCCGGCATGATGCCGGATGATCTGGCGCTGATCCTGGCCGAAGCCAAGGCGCTGGACGTTGCGGAGCGCAATCCCGGCGCGCTTGTCATCGGCTGCGACCAGACGCTGTCGCTCGGCGACGAGGTTTTGCACAAGCCCCGCGATATGGAGGAGGCGCGCCGGCGTCTTCTTGCACTCTCCGGGAAAACCCACCAGCTCAACAGCGCCGTCGTATTGGCCCGTGACCAGCAGGTCGTGTGGCGTCATGTGGGGATTGCCCGGTTGACGATGCGCACCCTCGATCCGGGCTTCATCGGGCGTCATCTGGCGCAGGTCGGCGACAAGGCCTTGTCGAGCGTGGGCGCCTATCAGATCGAGGGCGAAGGCATCCAGCTCTTCGAGGCGATCGACGGGGATCATTTCACGATCGTCGGCCTGCCGCTGCTGCCGCTGCTTGCCAAACTGCGCGACCTGGGAGCGATCGATGGCTGA
- a CDS encoding shikimate dehydrogenase — translation MAEAARKAFIIGHPISHSRSPMIHGHWLEKYDLAGSYERIDVAPSDLTAFVRGMRDNGFVGGNVTIPHKEAVCGLVDHVDEAAQLIGAANTLWFEDGRLNGSNSDAPGFAADLDNRAAGWRQARAALVLGAGGASRAVLFALIQAGIPEIRLVNRSPKRARELADRFGSGVRAELWDARNELASGAQLVVNTTSIGLNGEGGSPLDVANLPDDAIVNDIVYTPLLTPLLAAARARGLKTVDGLGMLLEQAVPGFERWFGVRPQVTEALRALVVADIEAHR, via the coding sequence ATGGCTGAAGCGGCAAGGAAAGCCTTTATCATCGGGCATCCGATTTCGCATTCGCGCTCGCCGATGATCCATGGTCACTGGCTCGAGAAGTATGATCTTGCCGGCAGCTATGAGCGTATCGACGTCGCCCCGTCCGATCTGACCGCCTTCGTTCGCGGCATGCGAGACAACGGTTTCGTCGGCGGCAACGTCACGATCCCGCACAAGGAGGCGGTTTGCGGGCTTGTCGATCATGTGGACGAAGCTGCCCAATTGATCGGAGCGGCGAACACGCTGTGGTTCGAGGATGGTCGGCTCAATGGATCCAATTCCGACGCGCCCGGCTTTGCGGCGGATCTCGACAATCGCGCGGCCGGCTGGAGACAGGCGCGTGCCGCGCTCGTCCTCGGCGCGGGTGGCGCATCGCGCGCGGTGCTTTTTGCGCTTATCCAGGCCGGCATCCCGGAAATCCGGCTGGTGAACCGCTCGCCGAAGCGTGCGCGCGAACTCGCCGATCGTTTCGGATCAGGCGTTCGCGCCGAGCTCTGGGATGCGCGTAATGAGCTCGCCAGCGGTGCCCAGCTCGTCGTGAACACGACGTCGATAGGCCTGAATGGCGAAGGCGGCTCACCGCTCGACGTCGCCAACCTGCCGGACGATGCGATCGTCAATGATATCGTCTACACACCCCTTCTGACGCCGCTGCTTGCGGCTGCCAGGGCGCGTGGCCTGAAGACCGTGGACGGTTTGGGCATGCTTCTCGAGCAGGCCGTGCCCGGCTTCGAGCGCTGGTTCGGGGTCAGGCCGCAGGTCACCGAAGCGCTGCGGGCACTCGTCGTCGCGGACATCGAGGCGCATCGATGA
- the coaE gene encoding dephospho-CoA kinase (Dephospho-CoA kinase (CoaE) performs the final step in coenzyme A biosynthesis.): protein MIILGLTGSIGMGKSTTAKMFVEAGVPVHDSDETVHRLYSGRAAPLIEARFPGVTANGAVDRQKLAGEVLDNPAAMRDLEAIIHPLVRAEADAFLTRNRDAGTPVVVLDIPLLFETGGEGRVDRIVVVTAPADVQRERVLARPGMTAEKFEAIRARQTPDAEKRARADYVIDTSLGLKAAKASVNDIVRQLSGGDRAETSR, encoded by the coding sequence ATGATCATTCTTGGTCTGACCGGCTCGATCGGCATGGGCAAATCGACCACGGCAAAGATGTTCGTCGAGGCCGGCGTGCCGGTTCATGATTCCGACGAGACGGTCCATCGGCTCTATTCCGGGCGCGCCGCGCCGCTGATCGAGGCCCGGTTTCCCGGCGTGACGGCGAATGGCGCGGTCGATCGGCAGAAACTTGCCGGTGAGGTTCTCGACAATCCCGCCGCGATGCGCGATCTCGAAGCGATCATCCACCCGCTGGTGCGGGCTGAGGCCGACGCATTTCTGACGCGCAACCGGGACGCGGGCACGCCCGTCGTGGTGCTCGACATCCCGCTCCTGTTCGAGACCGGCGGCGAGGGCCGCGTCGATCGCATCGTCGTCGTGACCGCGCCGGCCGACGTTCAGCGCGAGCGCGTTCTGGCCAGGCCCGGCATGACGGCGGAAAAATTCGAGGCGATCCGCGCCCGGCAGACCCCGGATGCCGAAAAGCGCGCGCGGGCGGACTACGTCATCGATACGAGCCTCGGGCTGAAAGCGGCCAAAGCGAGCGTGAACGACATCGTCCGCCAACTGTCTGGGGGCGATCGGGCCGAGACATCACGCTGA
- the dnaQ gene encoding DNA polymerase III subunit epsilon, giving the protein MREIIFDTETTGLDNREDRIIEFGGIELVNRFPTGRTFHVYINPQGRSVHPEALAVHGISDAQLADKPVFSAIADELVAFLDGAHLVAHNANFDIGFLNAEFGRLGIGPVDPGQVIDTLAIARRKHPMGPNSLDALCRRYGIDNNHRVKHGALLDSELLAEVYIELIGGKQAALGLEVEIQVDAANGDGDIAVVIVQRERPLAPRLSAAEAEAHRALVDTIGGDAIWRQVDQAYLDASTP; this is encoded by the coding sequence ATGCGTGAGATCATTTTCGATACGGAAACCACCGGCCTCGACAACCGCGAGGACCGGATCATCGAGTTCGGCGGTATCGAGCTCGTCAACCGGTTTCCGACCGGGCGCACGTTTCATGTCTACATCAATCCACAGGGGCGCTCGGTGCACCCCGAGGCGCTGGCGGTCCATGGCATCAGCGACGCTCAGCTTGCTGACAAGCCGGTCTTTTCGGCGATTGCCGATGAGCTCGTCGCCTTTCTGGATGGCGCCCACCTCGTCGCTCACAACGCCAATTTCGATATCGGCTTCCTGAATGCCGAATTCGGCAGGCTCGGCATCGGGCCCGTCGATCCGGGGCAGGTGATCGACACGCTCGCGATCGCCCGGCGCAAGCATCCGATGGGGCCGAACTCGCTCGACGCGTTATGCCGGCGCTACGGCATCGACAACAACCACCGCGTCAAGCACGGGGCGCTCCTCGACTCGGAGCTTCTGGCCGAAGTCTATATCGAGCTGATTGGTGGAAAGCAGGCAGCACTTGGGCTCGAAGTCGAGATTCAGGTCGATGCTGCGAACGGCGATGGCGATATCGCGGTCGTGATCGTGCAGCGCGAACGCCCGCTTGCACCACGCCTCAGTGCCGCCGAAGCCGAGGCGCACCGGGCGCTGGTGGACACGATCGGCGGCGACGCGATCTGGCGTCAGGTCGATCAGGCCTATCTCGACGCGTCCACACCCTGA
- the secB gene encoding protein-export chaperone SecB has protein sequence MAKQPEETNTPPAGAAKTGNGAQPALNVLTQYVKDLSFESPGAPNSLRSRDKAPSININVNVNANPISEGEYDVTLTLNAKASADSDVLFNVELIYGGVFRVAGFPQEHMLPILFIECPRLLFPFARQIIADSTRNGGFPPLMIDPIDFAQMFQQRMAEEQAKAKVSGNA, from the coding sequence ATGGCCAAGCAACCCGAAGAAACGAACACGCCACCCGCAGGCGCGGCGAAGACCGGCAACGGCGCGCAGCCCGCGCTCAACGTCCTGACCCAGTATGTGAAGGATTTGTCCTTCGAAAGCCCGGGCGCACCGAACTCGCTGCGCAGCCGCGACAAGGCACCCAGCATCAACATCAACGTCAACGTTAACGCAAATCCGATCTCGGAAGGCGAATACGACGTGACGCTGACGCTGAACGCCAAGGCATCGGCCGACAGCGACGTGCTGTTCAATGTCGAACTGATCTATGGCGGCGTGTTCCGCGTGGCGGGTTTTCCGCAGGAGCACATGCTGCCAATCCTCTTCATCGAATGCCCGCGCCTGCTGTTCCCGTTCGCGCGCCAGATCATCGCGGACTCGACGCGCAATGGCGGTTTCCCCCCGCTGATGATCGACCCGATCGATTTCGCGCAGATGTTCCAGCAGCGCATGGCGGAAGAACAGGCGAAGGCCAAGGTCAGCGGCAACGCCTGA
- a CDS encoding FxsA family protein, with amino-acid sequence MPFAIAPLFFLAMPLIEIAAFIIVGSQIGVLPTIGLTIATSVLGAVLLRVQGFGILSRMRTTMEAGGTPGRDLVHGLMVMVAGVLLILPGFVTDAIGLLLFIPAVRDLGWQFLKRRIVVVGGTAGGASTGGWRRQRGPNTIDLDEDEYTKEPGPDDRKRFLKDDR; translated from the coding sequence GTGCCATTCGCCATTGCACCCCTGTTCTTCCTCGCGATGCCGCTCATCGAGATCGCCGCGTTCATCATCGTGGGCAGTCAGATCGGGGTGCTGCCGACAATCGGCCTGACGATCGCCACATCCGTTCTCGGCGCGGTCCTCCTTCGGGTCCAGGGCTTCGGCATCCTGTCGCGGATGCGCACCACCATGGAAGCGGGCGGCACGCCGGGGCGCGATCTGGTTCACGGTCTGATGGTGATGGTGGCGGGCGTTCTGTTGATTCTGCCCGGCTTCGTGACCGACGCGATCGGGCTGTTGCTGTTCATTCCCGCGGTGCGTGACCTGGGCTGGCAGTTTCTGAAGCGCCGGATCGTAGTCGTCGGCGGAACGGCCGGCGGCGCGTCAACCGGTGGATGGCGCAGGCAGCGCGGTCCCAACACGATCGATCTCGACGAGGACGAGTATACGAAGGAACCCGGTCCCGACGACCGCAAACGCTTCCTCAAGGATGATCGATAG
- a CDS encoding Tim44/TimA family putative adaptor protein yields the protein MEFFDFGTIFFLVAAIVIFFQLRNVLGRRTGNERQPFDPYTSARTGPKPEATSPAENVVSLPRRKGNGEPDVEAYAAIDAFAKPGTDLNKGMRAIHDNDPTFEPKTFVDGAKMAYEMIVMAYADGDRRTLKNLLSREVYDGFVAAIADRESRSEKIQSSFVGIDKADIVAAEMKGSESHVTLRVVSELISATRNSGGEVIDGDPETVAEVKDVWTFARDTRSNDPNWKLVATEADD from the coding sequence ATGGAATTTTTCGACTTCGGCACGATCTTCTTTCTCGTCGCGGCGATCGTGATCTTTTTCCAGCTGCGTAACGTGCTGGGCAGACGGACCGGGAACGAACGCCAGCCGTTCGATCCCTACACGTCTGCGCGTACCGGTCCGAAGCCGGAAGCAACGTCGCCTGCCGAGAATGTCGTGTCGCTGCCGCGCCGCAAGGGCAATGGCGAACCCGACGTTGAAGCCTATGCCGCAATCGATGCGTTTGCAAAGCCCGGCACCGACCTGAACAAGGGCATGCGGGCCATTCACGACAACGATCCGACATTCGAGCCGAAGACCTTCGTCGACGGCGCGAAGATGGCATACGAGATGATCGTCATGGCTTATGCCGATGGCGACCGCCGCACGCTGAAGAACCTCCTGTCGCGCGAAGTCTATGACGGTTTCGTCGCCGCGATCGCCGACCGCGAGAGCCGTTCGGAAAAAATCCAGTCCTCCTTCGTCGGCATCGACAAGGCCGATATCGTCGCGGCCGAGATGAAGGGCAGCGAATCGCATGTCACGCTGCGCGTCGTCAGCGAGCTGATTTCGGCGACCCGCAACAGCGGCGGTGAAGTGATCGATGGCGACCCGGAAACCGTGGCCGAGGTCAAGGACGTCTGGACATTCGCCCGCGACACGCGATCGAACGATCCGAACTGGAAGCTTGTCGCCACCGAAGCCGACGACTGA
- a CDS encoding murein transglycosylase A produces MPLSPLFQPVAFGDLPGWNDDHHAEALAAFRLSAVYATGATYRTGTLGVEHAAFTDAFAAALRLDGPNDQQARHFFETHFQPMRIVPDDAASGFVTGFYEPQVNASPVRTDAFKVPLLAPPADLAKIDDGNRPAGLDPYLAFGRQTPDGIVEYHDRRAIEEGALGDRAEALAWVADPVDAFFIHVQGAARLVMPDGRMRRITYAAKSGQRFTGAGRILVDLGEIPLAAVTMQSIRAWLAAHPHRVDDILRQNRSYIFFREAAVDDAGLGPIAAAKVPLTAGRSMAVDRLLHTFATPFHVVAPSLDAFGSAPFRRLMIAQDTGSAIVGPARGDLFAGSGDAAGEIAGVIRHDADIVALVPVGLVPGAAA; encoded by the coding sequence GTGCCGCTTTCCCCGCTCTTCCAGCCTGTCGCCTTCGGCGATCTTCCCGGCTGGAACGATGACCATCACGCCGAGGCGCTCGCTGCATTTCGCCTGAGCGCGGTCTATGCAACCGGCGCGACCTATCGAACGGGTACGCTTGGCGTCGAGCACGCTGCTTTCACAGACGCGTTCGCCGCAGCGTTGCGGCTCGACGGTCCGAACGACCAGCAGGCCCGGCACTTCTTCGAAACCCATTTCCAACCGATGCGGATCGTCCCCGATGATGCGGCGTCGGGCTTCGTCACCGGCTTCTACGAGCCGCAGGTGAATGCTTCGCCAGTTCGCACGGATGCGTTCAAGGTTCCGCTTCTGGCGCCTCCCGCCGATCTCGCGAAGATCGATGACGGCAACCGGCCAGCCGGGCTCGATCCCTATCTTGCTTTCGGAAGGCAAACGCCGGACGGGATCGTCGAATATCACGACCGGCGCGCGATCGAAGAGGGTGCGCTGGGCGATCGCGCCGAGGCGCTTGCCTGGGTTGCCGACCCGGTCGACGCGTTCTTCATCCATGTCCAGGGCGCAGCGCGGCTCGTGATGCCGGATGGGCGGATGCGGCGCATCACCTATGCGGCGAAGTCGGGCCAGCGCTTTACCGGGGCAGGTAGAATTCTTGTCGACCTGGGAGAAATCCCCCTTGCTGCCGTGACGATGCAGTCGATCAGGGCGTGGCTTGCGGCGCATCCGCACCGTGTCGACGACATCCTCCGCCAGAACCGGTCGTACATCTTCTTTCGCGAGGCCGCGGTCGACGATGCCGGCCTTGGGCCGATCGCGGCCGCGAAAGTTCCGCTTACGGCTGGCCGCTCGATGGCGGTCGACAGGTTGCTGCACACCTTCGCGACGCCGTTCCATGTCGTCGCGCCCTCGCTGGATGCGTTCGGCAGCGCGCCGTTTCGCCGCCTCATGATCGCGCAGGACACCGGCTCCGCGATCGTCGGCCCGGCCCGCGGTGACCTGTTTGCCGGGTCGGGCGATGCAGCGGGCGAGATCGCGGGCGTCATCCGCCACGATGCGGATATCGTCGCACTGGTTCCGGTGGGTCTCGTGCCGGGAGCGGCGGCATGA
- a CDS encoding Smr/MutS family protein: MNAKADKPLSMEDRILWNRVARSTKPLPGKAVEEPPAVVEQFADLLDAPVKTPKRAAAEPQPEPSRPKSSQARQHGIDSPTRDKLAKGRIPIEGKVDLHGLTQSEAHALLLSFLHRAYADGRRHVLVVTGKGSSLGSDGVLKRAVPAWFATPPFRALVGGHEHAARNHGGAGAIYVRLRRPSGGA; encoded by the coding sequence ATGAACGCGAAGGCCGACAAGCCGCTGTCGATGGAAGACCGGATTTTATGGAACCGGGTCGCGCGCTCCACGAAACCCCTGCCAGGCAAGGCGGTCGAGGAGCCGCCGGCTGTCGTCGAGCAGTTCGCCGACCTGCTGGACGCGCCCGTCAAGACGCCGAAGCGAGCGGCAGCCGAGCCTCAACCGGAGCCTTCCCGGCCGAAATCATCGCAGGCGCGCCAGCACGGCATCGATTCTCCGACGCGCGACAAGCTCGCGAAGGGCCGGATCCCGATCGAGGGCAAGGTCGATCTCCACGGCCTGACGCAGAGCGAGGCGCATGCGCTGCTCCTGTCCTTCCTGCATCGCGCCTATGCCGATGGCCGCCGCCACGTCCTGGTGGTGACGGGCAAAGGCTCGTCGCTGGGCAGCGATGGCGTCCTGAAGCGCGCGGTGCCGGCCTGGTTCGCCACGCCGCCGTTTCGCGCACTGGTCGGCGGGCATGAGCATGCCGCACGCAACCATGGCGGTGCCGGCGCGATCTATGTGCGGCTGCGCCGACCGTCCGGCGGTGCGTGA
- a CDS encoding helix-turn-helix domain-containing protein → MTPFGAKMRELRTGKGVTQKQMAAALGVSAAYLSALEHGQRGAPSWALVQKIVGYFNVIWDDAEELQTLAAASHPRIVVDTSGLSAPATLLANRLASEIGKLSDDDIAALTENLEAAIRKSKNA, encoded by the coding sequence ATGACACCGTTCGGCGCAAAGATGCGTGAACTCCGCACCGGGAAAGGCGTAACGCAAAAGCAGATGGCGGCGGCGCTTGGCGTCAGCGCAGCCTATCTGTCGGCTCTGGAGCATGGGCAGCGCGGCGCGCCGAGCTGGGCGCTCGTGCAAAAGATCGTCGGCTATTTCAATGTGATCTGGGACGATGCCGAGGAGTTGCAGACCCTGGCGGCCGCGTCGCATCCCCGGATTGTCGTCGATACGTCGGGCCTGTCGGCGCCGGCCACGCTTCTCGCCAATCGGCTCGCATCGGAAATCGGCAAGCTTTCGGACGATGACATCGCGGCGCTGACGGAAAATCTCGAAGCCGCGATACGCAAGAGCAAGAACGCCTGA
- a CDS encoding DUF1402 family protein: MATSFGAASAGAATLVPPGNRHAEQPGVPAASANRTRAARSTYDAKYRKVYALLQTDNALRSKIVSVSARYGIDPMHMVGAIVGEHTYNVDAYDRLQTYYVKAASYLGSNFNFSHGGESVSAFVARPQFQSCASVSDSYDLWSCREAVWEKTFRGRTVDGASFPNDRFSAVFFQPFYAGQTFGIGQLNPLTALQMSDLVTRVSGLPKLDHENPQQVYRTIMDPDLTLAYVAATLKTSIDAYRKIAGFDISKNPGVTATLYNVGNPEQRAYALKAENERRRRAGETPRLPEENYYGWLVNDKIAELQALF; this comes from the coding sequence ATGGCCACCAGCTTTGGAGCCGCGTCCGCGGGTGCCGCCACGCTGGTGCCTCCGGGCAACCGCCATGCCGAGCAGCCAGGTGTTCCGGCCGCGTCGGCAAACCGCACCCGCGCCGCGCGCTCCACCTATGACGCCAAGTACCGCAAGGTCTACGCGCTGTTGCAGACCGACAACGCGCTGCGCTCAAAGATCGTATCCGTGTCGGCGCGTTACGGCATCGATCCGATGCATATGGTCGGCGCGATCGTCGGCGAGCACACCTACAATGTCGATGCCTATGACCGGCTCCAGACCTACTATGTGAAGGCGGCGTCCTATCTCGGCTCGAACTTCAACTTTTCGCATGGCGGCGAGTCCGTCAGCGCCTTCGTCGCCCGTCCGCAATTCCAAAGCTGCGCCTCGGTCTCGGACAGCTACGATCTCTGGTCCTGCCGCGAGGCGGTGTGGGAGAAGACATTCCGGGGCCGCACGGTGGATGGCGCCAGTTTTCCCAACGACCGGTTCAGTGCCGTCTTCTTCCAGCCCTTCTATGCCGGGCAGACATTCGGCATCGGCCAGCTCAACCCGCTGACCGCGTTGCAGATGAGCGATCTCGTGACGCGCGTGTCGGGACTGCCGAAACTCGATCATGAGAACCCGCAGCAGGTATATCGCACGATCATGGACCCGGACCTGACGCTCGCCTATGTCGCCGCAACGCTGAAGACGTCGATCGACGCCTATCGCAAGATCGCCGGGTTCGACATCTCGAAGAATCCCGGCGTCACGGCGACGCTTTACAATGTCGGCAACCCCGAGCAGCGGGCCTACGCGCTCAAGGCCGAGAACGAGCGCCGCCGCAGGGCGGGCGAAACCCCGCGCCTGCCGGAAGAAAACTATTATGGCTGGCTGGTGAACGACAAAATCGCGGAATTGCAGGCGCTGTTCTAG
- the hslU gene encoding ATP-dependent protease ATPase subunit HslU has protein sequence MTTFSPREIVSELDRYIIGQKDAKRAVAIAMRNRWRRQQLEGQMREEVMPKNILMIGPTGVGKTEISRRLAKLAGAPFIKVEATKFTEVGYVGRDVEQIIRDLVEVAIGLVKDTMREDVKARAHINAEERVLEALVGKTASPATRDSFRKKLRDGELDDKEIEVEVADTGTGGMPGFEVPGMPGGVGMINLSEMMQKAMGGQRTKTRKTTVKESYSLLVSDESEKLLDQEEVVRRALESTENNGIVFLDEIDKVATRSDVAGGPSREGVQRDLLPLVEGTTVATKYGPIKTDHILFIASGAFHVAKPSDLLPELQGRLPIRVELRALEKDDFRRILTETEASLIKQYIALMLTEGVSLSFSDDAIDTLAGIAVDLNASVENIGARRLQTVMERVLDDISFNAPDKSGTEITIDAEYVDKHVGDLAKNTDLSRFIL, from the coding sequence ATGACCACTTTTTCCCCCCGCGAGATCGTTTCCGAACTCGACCGCTACATCATCGGCCAGAAGGACGCCAAGCGCGCCGTGGCCATTGCGATGCGCAATCGCTGGCGCCGCCAGCAACTGGAAGGCCAGATGCGCGAAGAGGTGATGCCGAAGAACATCCTGATGATCGGCCCCACCGGCGTCGGCAAGACCGAGATTTCGCGCAGACTGGCGAAGCTCGCCGGTGCGCCCTTCATCAAGGTCGAGGCCACCAAGTTCACCGAAGTCGGCTATGTCGGCCGCGATGTCGAGCAGATCATCCGCGATCTGGTCGAGGTCGCCATCGGGCTCGTGAAGGACACGATGCGCGAGGACGTGAAGGCGCGCGCGCATATCAACGCCGAGGAGCGCGTGCTGGAGGCGCTGGTCGGCAAGACCGCAAGCCCCGCGACGCGCGATTCCTTCCGCAAGAAGCTGCGCGACGGCGAGCTCGACGACAAGGAGATCGAGGTCGAGGTCGCCGACACGGGAACGGGCGGGATGCCCGGTTTCGAGGTTCCCGGAATGCCGGGCGGCGTCGGCATGATCAATCTCAGCGAGATGATGCAGAAGGCGATGGGCGGCCAGCGCACCAAGACGCGCAAGACCACGGTGAAGGAATCCTACAGCCTTCTGGTGAGCGACGAGTCCGAAAAACTTCTCGACCAGGAGGAAGTCGTGCGCCGCGCTCTGGAATCGACCGAGAACAACGGCATCGTCTTCCTCGACGAGATCGACAAGGTCGCGACCCGCAGCGACGTTGCCGGCGGACCGTCGCGCGAAGGCGTGCAGCGCGATCTGCTGCCGCTGGTCGAAGGGACGACCGTTGCGACGAAATACGGGCCGATCAAGACCGACCACATCCTCTTCATCGCGTCGGGCGCCTTCCACGTGGCGAAGCCGTCCGATCTTCTGCCCGAGCTTCAGGGCCGCCTGCCGATCCGCGTCGAACTGCGTGCGCTCGAGAAGGACGACTTCCGCCGCATCCTGACCGAAACCGAGGCGAGCCTGATCAAGCAGTATATCGCGCTGATGCTGACAGAGGGCGTGTCGCTCTCGTTCAGCGACGATGCGATCGACACGCTCGCGGGCATCGCCGTCGATCTCAATGCAAGTGTCGAGAACATCGGCGCTCGGCGCCTCCAGACCGTGATGGAACGGGTGCTGGACGACATCTCGTTCAACGCGCCGGACAAGTCCGGTACGGAGATCACGATCGACGCCGAATATGTCGACAAGCATGTCGGCGACCTGGCGAAGAACACGGATTTGTCGCGATTCATCCTGTAA
- a CDS encoding GNAT family N-acetyltransferase, whose protein sequence is MPKRADDIAFLPVEPKHYPLLEQWLKSPHMREWWGDPEEELGFIRDMVEGRDTTRPFLITVDGDPVGYIQYWFIGHHQNEQWLKDHPWLAELPPETIGVDLSIGDPQLLSKGIGSAALKAFVSDRIDEGHASIVIDPDADNARAIRAYQKAGFVPVPHLVGRTGDTLIMQYGAARVPR, encoded by the coding sequence ATGCCGAAGAGGGCTGACGATATCGCCTTCCTGCCGGTGGAACCGAAGCACTACCCGTTGCTGGAGCAATGGCTGAAAAGTCCGCACATGCGCGAGTGGTGGGGCGATCCCGAAGAGGAACTCGGCTTCATCCGCGACATGGTCGAGGGACGGGATACGACGCGCCCATTCCTCATCACCGTGGACGGCGACCCGGTCGGCTACATCCAGTACTGGTTCATCGGCCACCATCAGAACGAACAGTGGCTGAAGGATCATCCCTGGCTTGCCGAACTGCCGCCTGAAACCATCGGCGTCGACCTGTCGATCGGCGATCCCCAGCTTCTCTCGAAAGGCATCGGCTCGGCGGCCCTGAAGGCATTCGTGTCCGACAGAATCGACGAAGGCCATGCGAGCATCGTCATCGACCCCGATGCCGACAACGCCCGCGCCATCCGCGCCTATCAGAAGGCCGGCTTTGTGCCGGTCCCTCATCTTGTCGGCCGGACTGGCGATACGCTCATCATGCAGTATGGTGCCGCCCGCGTGCCGCGATAA